A window of the Streptomyces griseochromogenes genome harbors these coding sequences:
- a CDS encoding DUF742 domain-containing protein has translation MTPPTASHDPYAEPYGDEGDQPLVRPYAMTGGRTRPRYQLAIEALISTTADPAALMGLLPEHQRICHLCREVKSVAEVSALLAMPLGVARILVADLAEAGLVAVHQPGGDENNGGAPDVTLLERVLSGLRKL, from the coding sequence ATGACCCCGCCCACCGCCTCTCATGATCCGTACGCAGAGCCGTACGGGGACGAGGGCGACCAGCCGCTGGTACGTCCGTACGCGATGACCGGTGGCCGGACGCGGCCGCGCTATCAGCTCGCCATCGAGGCGCTGATCAGCACCACGGCCGACCCGGCAGCGCTCATGGGACTGCTCCCGGAGCACCAGCGCATCTGCCATCTGTGCCGTGAGGTCAAGTCGGTCGCGGAGGTCTCCGCGCTGCTGGCCATGCCGCTCGGCGTGGCCCGGATCCTGGTGGCCGACCTCGCCGAGGCCGGCCTGGTGGCCGTCCACCAGCCAGGCGGCGACGAGAACAACGGCGGCGCTCCGGACGTGACGCTGCTCGAAAGGGTGCTCAGTGGACTTCGCAAGCTCTGA
- a CDS encoding GTP-binding protein, whose amino-acid sequence MDFASSDAGRATTSAKIVVAGGFGVGKTTFVGAVSEINPLRTEAVMTSASAGIDDLTHTGDKTTTTVAMDFGRITLDQDLILYLFGTPGQDRFWFMWDDLVRGAIGAVVLVDTRRLADCFPAVDYFENSGLPFVIALNGFDGQQPYTPDEVREALQIGPDAPIITTDARHRADAKSALITLVEHALMARLR is encoded by the coding sequence GTGGACTTCGCAAGCTCTGACGCGGGCCGGGCCACCACCTCGGCGAAGATCGTGGTGGCGGGCGGCTTCGGCGTGGGCAAGACCACGTTCGTCGGCGCCGTCTCGGAGATCAACCCGCTGCGCACAGAGGCCGTGATGACGTCCGCTTCGGCCGGCATCGACGACCTCACCCACACCGGAGACAAGACCACCACCACGGTGGCGATGGACTTCGGCCGTATCACCCTGGACCAGGACCTGATCCTGTACCTGTTCGGCACCCCCGGCCAGGACCGCTTCTGGTTCATGTGGGACGACCTGGTGCGCGGTGCGATCGGCGCGGTGGTGCTCGTGGACACCCGGCGCCTGGCCGACTGCTTCCCGGCGGTCGACTACTTCGAGAACTCGGGCCTGCCCTTCGTCATCGCCCTCAACGGCTTCGACGGCCAGCAGCCCTACACCCCCGACGAAGTGCGCGAGGCCCTGCAGATCGGCCCCGACGCCCCGATCATCACGACGGACGCCCGCCACCGCGCGGACGCCAAGAGTGCGCTGATCACGCTGGTGGAGCACGCACTGATGGCACGGCTGCGATAG
- a CDS encoding roadblock/LC7 domain-containing protein, which translates to MSQAAQNLNWLITNFVDNTPGVSHTVVVSADGLLLAMSEGFPRDRADQLAAVASGLTSLTAGASRIFEGGTVAQTVVEMERGFLFLMSVSDGSSLAVLAHPECDIGLVGYEMALLVDRAGAVLTPDLRAELQGSLLH; encoded by the coding sequence ATGAGCCAGGCGGCACAGAACCTGAACTGGTTGATCACCAACTTCGTGGACAACACCCCCGGGGTGTCGCACACGGTGGTGGTCTCCGCCGACGGCCTTCTGCTGGCGATGTCCGAAGGTTTTCCGAGGGACCGCGCCGATCAGCTGGCGGCCGTCGCGTCCGGGTTGACCTCCCTCACGGCCGGGGCTTCCCGGATCTTCGAGGGCGGCACCGTGGCACAGACGGTCGTCGAGATGGAGCGCGGCTTCCTCTTCTTGATGTCCGTCTCGGACGGGTCTTCCCTCGCGGTACTGGCCCACCCCGAGTGCGACATCGGTCTCGTCGGCTACGAGATGGCACTGCTCGTCGACCGCGCGGGTGCGGTACTCACCCCGGATCTGCGCGCCGAACTCCAGGGCAGTCTGCTTCACTGA